The genomic region ATCTGCCAACATTAAAAGAACATATCTGACTTTGACATTGTTTTGCACGCACACCCCTCATTGATCCACGCTGTGCATATTGTGGATTGGGAGCAACATTGTGCTCCTTTTCAGTGCAAATCCTAAAGTTTGGCTCCACTCTTACCACAACAGAACCTAGAGTTTCTGTATATTTATGCAACAATACAATCTTGCAAAATGTTTTAAGCCTActtcttgaataaatggataagCTGCAGAAAACCTTGCGATCACATCTTTTGCAGGAAAAAGTTGCTAGGATATTCTTCTATCATCTTATTCTCAGTTAAACTCAAGGGTTAGACAAAACTAAGCTTCAAACTAGATAACAAATGTAAGCACTTCCACCTAATACACAAAAActaaatagaaataatatagCAAGACCCAGAAATATAATCCTACTCAAACAGGGACTCTGGAACCAATACCAGAGGCATGTCTAGCTTAAATGAAATTTACTGTATACCCGTTGATCAGAAAAACTCTAGAGAACacaaaatgaatgaataaatggCACAGGAACCAGAGAAAGAAAACCAAAACAGAAAATATTATCTAGAAAAAAGAAGTAAACGTCATTCAATGAGCTGAAAATCtgttctttttcatttctcaatTCGTTTTTCTGTAATAGAGCGTGCATCACCTTAAGTTTGCAGTAGAATAGACCAAGGACCTGATAATAAAGGCAATGATGATTAATCTTCATAGTACAAATAGATGAAACTAAAACCCCTTGCCAGTTTGCACAATCTATAGATGTAACCTCTTAAGGAACTCCATGGGAAATTAACAAAGCAAAGGTGCATGAATATAGCAAGGCTGCCAAACTAAGGTGAAAAAGCAACGGAAAGACAACTACCAAATGAACTACGAAGGTCAGCTTAGATGTAATACTAATCTTTAATGGAAGAGACCCAAGagaaaacagaagaaaaaacaaGCTAGAAAAGCTGgctaaattttatcaatattttgcTAAATCGAGCCAGACACTGAAGAGTAGTCACTCTTCTGCAAATAAACAGAAGAAACACAACCGAACAACCCCATATTCCATGAGAAatggaagaggaagaagaggaGGAGCAGCAGCATATGTGCTAGTATTACAGGAATCCACTGATTCCTATTCTTCAAAAGCAAACATCTACCTCAAAAAGGCATGGCAAGGTCTTGTCCACATAATGAATgatgaaactaaaatttcattaatatatCTAAGAAAAGAAaggtatcaaattgaaatgcTGTATCACAAATCAACTGAGAAAATATATGCACCAGACAATATCAAGCAGACAACAGCATACTGCAACTTTTAagcaaatataaataatgtttttaggtACAATTCCAGAACACCCATCatattataaattgtaataGCTCAAATCCAAGCCTAGATAACAAATAAGTTGCCCAGAAGTACCAGATGAATCATCTTAGCATGATTTGGAAAATCAAACTAGCGATGTCCTTGAGCTCTCTGCATGTCATATGCACCCCAGGAACCAGAAGCAGGACCATACTGACGATAAACATCCACACCACCCTGAACCTGTAATGCAAGGAGAAAAACCAATCattctttaaagaaaataatggaTATGCATAAAACTTGCAAATGTAGCTCACATGCAAGTCCATACAAATCTAAGCAAACACAAAGCAGAAAGTGTTGAACATGTACATAAAATAGCAACTTACAGGATTCATGCCATAGTTGACATGATAAGTATTTCCAGTATATCCAGCTTCAGGGTTTCCATAATTTGCATTATAACCAGATACAGCTGAAAATTATGGACAAAGGAAATGTTATTCATAAACAGAGAAAAACCACTATTAGTTAGTCTGTTACATAAACAGAAAAATCAGGCTTCATCCAGTACATCAAGCCTCACAGCTTAAAGGATAAGACTTACTGGATGAACTATCAAACAGCTAACTAGAATTTATGGTAAATAAGACTTACATCAGGCTTCATCTACTACTCATATGATAAGACTTACTGGGTGAACTATCAAACAGCTAActagaatttatgttaaataagaTGTCAAGGAGCCttagataaaagaaaaagatggcttgagtgattaaattagctcaaacttcaaaaaaaaaaaggatttattTACTTTGTAGTTTGTACGCTCTTCAGCATTGACAGCACATATATCCTCAAGTTAGAATGAAAACCAACCCAACATCTACATAAAAACTTAACTCTCAAACAAAGATCATATCATAAAAATAGATAAGTGCATGAAACTCAAACAGCAACATGCTTCCACTGAAATAAAGtccactatgttaaaaaaaaatggattaaatatttaaatgaagGGCCTCCATACCAGGATTAGCACCAGTGCCACCACCAGCGCGAGTTCTTTTTTCTGCATTAGCAACTTCTGCACGAAGCTTTTCCAACTCCCGAGCCATTGAGATCAATTTCTTCTCCATCACCTGACCATGTTCATAATTTTCCGCATATCCTTTCTTCTCATATTCAATGGCAGCTCTAAAGGTCgagaaaatcaaacaaaaaccaTCAGAAAACCAAATGCCGTACAACAATTTAACAAAGGCACATAAATGatcgaaaataaattttctatttcgttCAAACAAGTAGTTTTCATTCTCACAATAACTctcatataaataaatttagagaaatgagaaaaaaaaagtaacttGTCACCTTGCACGTTGCAATTCctgtttcaaattttcaatctcAGCCTTCAGAACAGGAGCCTGTTGCAATTCCCCAGTAAGTCTTGTCAAATCTTGACTCATAACCTGAACCTGACCCGTTAGATCCTGCTTCACAGCACTAAGCTGCTTAATATCACCATTAACCTTAACAAGCTCAGCTCGCATAGCCTCCAGTTCACGAAGATCAGCCTCCAACCGAACCGACTTCTCGTACATCTCTCTCATCTGAACATCCTTCTCCGCCCTCAACGAATCTGCATAATGAGACATCTGTTTTAACTCATGCTGAGCAGCCTCCAATTCCTGCTTTAACGCAACATGAGTCGCTGCCAGCCTTTGATTATCCGCCAGGAGGGCTTGAATTTCTTGCAGTTGAACTCCAAGACGCTCCTCAATGATAGCTGGATGAGGAGGAAACCCTCTAGGACCCAACACAAATTGGGGTTCTCTTATTTCATCCAGTAAAACTGGGTGTGGTGGCATTGGTCCTAGGCCTCTAGCATAAGGATGTTCGTGCACCGGCGGCAGCAATCCAGCATGAGGCGGCCCTTTCATCGGAATAGGCGGTGGCCCACGATTTCTTCCAGACATAACTAAACTATCGTTCTTTAAAATCAATGTAAAAGTGTACTGAACagaattatatataatttaatcaaataatgaaT from Gossypium raimondii isolate GPD5lz chromosome 1, ASM2569854v1, whole genome shotgun sequence harbors:
- the LOC105776590 gene encoding protein FLX-like 1, whose amino-acid sequence is MSGRNRGPPPIPMKGPPHAGLLPPVHEHPYARGLGPMPPHPVLLDEIREPQFVLGPRGFPPHPAIIEERLGVQLQEIQALLADNQRLAATHVALKQELEAAQHELKQMSHYADSLRAEKDVQMREMYEKSVRLEADLRELEAMRAELVKVNGDIKQLSAVKQDLTGQVQVMSQDLTRLTGELQQAPVLKAEIENLKQELQRARAAIEYEKKGYAENYEHGQVMEKKLISMARELEKLRAEVANAEKRTRAGGGTGANPAVSGYNANYGNPEAGYTGNTYHVNYGMNPVQGGVDVYRQYGPASGSWGAYDMQRAQGHR